In Salmo trutta chromosome 37, fSalTru1.1, whole genome shotgun sequence, the following proteins share a genomic window:
- the dnali1 gene encoding axonemal dynein light intermediate polypeptide 1, whose product MIPPADSLLKYDNPVLVSRNTEKKSPKARPLKVAPQQPAMTGPVPPPPKPKTPSADTNKQQTEEILNAILPPREWMETNQLWVQQVSSTPCTRMDVVHLQEQLDLKLQQRQARETGICPVRRELYSQCFDELIRQVTINCAERGLLLLRVRDEIRMTIAAYQTLYESSVAFGMRKALQAEQGKSDMEKRISDLENEKRDLERQVNEQKAKCEAIEKRETERRQVEEKKHTEEIQFLKRTNQQLKAQLEGIIAPKK is encoded by the exons ATGATTCCTCCGGCTGATTCTCTGCTGAAATATGACAACCCAGTCTTGGTGAGCAGAAACACAGAAAAGAAGTCTCCAAAG GCACGACCCCTGAAAGTGGCTCCCCAACAGCCTGCCATGACTGGCCCTGTGCCACCTCCACCCAAACCCAAGACCCCCTCAGCCGATACCAACAAACAGCAAACCGAGGAGATCCTTAATGCCATCCTACCACCCAG GGAATGGATGGAAACCAACCAGCTGTGGGTGCAGCAGGTGTCCAGCACGCCGTGTACCCGCATGGACGTGGTGCACCTACAGGAGCAGCTGGATCTGAAGCTGCAGCAGAGACAGGCTAGGGAGACAGGCATCTGCCCAGTCCGCAGGGAGCTCTACTCCCAGTGCTTCG ATGAGTTGATCAGACAGGTAACCATCAACTGTGCTGAGAGAGGACTGCTGTTGTTGCGTGTGCGAGACGAAATCCGTATGACCATTGCTGCTTACCAGACACTGTACGAGAGCAGTGTGGCCTTTGGCATGAGAAAAGCCCTGCAGGCTGAGCAGGGCAAGTCTGACATGGAGAAGAGG ATCTCCGATTTGGAGAACGAGAAGCGGGACCTGGAGAGACAGGTTAACGAGCAGAAGGCCAAGTGTGAGGCCATTGAGAAGAGGGAGACTGAGAGACGGCAGGTGGAGGAGAAGAAACACACAGAGGAGATTCAGTTCCTGAAGAGAACCAACCAGCAGCTCAAG GCCCAGCTGGAGGGGATCATTGCCCCAAAAAAGTGA